From one Solanum stenotomum isolate F172 chromosome 12, ASM1918654v1, whole genome shotgun sequence genomic stretch:
- the LOC125846728 gene encoding superoxide dismutase [Fe] 3, chloroplastic isoform X1 — protein MSWCCCNRLSTSSSSVTSDLWRQFNIPCRISNVGLRQKRSVSAYYGLKTPPYKLDALEPYMSQSMVEIHWGEHHRGYVESLNKQIEKNDIFYGCTMDELIKLTYNNGNPLPEFSDAAQVWNHDFFWESMQPGGGDIPKLGLLQQIDKDFGSFTIFKDKFIEAALTLFGSGWIWLVLSREEKRLAIIKTSNAVNPLVWNDIPLIGLDLWEHAYYLDYKNDKANYVNVFMNHLVSWDAALGRMARAQAFVYLGEPKIPVA, from the exons ATGAGTTGGTGCTGTTGTAATCGTCTTTCCACTTCAAGTTCGTCGGTGACTAGTGATTTGTGGAGGCAATTCAATATACCGTGTAGAATATCAAATGTT GGTTTGAGGCAGAAGAGAAGCGTTTCTGCTTATTATGGCCTTAAAACCCCACCTTATAAGCTC GATGCACTAGAACCATATATGAGCCAAAGTATGGTTGAGATACATTGGGGAGAGCATCATCGTGGTTATGTTGAATCtcttaacaaacaaattgaaaagaatgacatattttatggATGCACCATGGACGAACTTATTAAATTAACATACAACAATGGAAATCCATTACCTGAATTCTCTGATGCTGCCCAG GTATGGAATCATGATTTCTTCTGGGAATCCATGCAACCGGGAGGTGGTGACATACCTAAATTGGGACTCCTTCAGCAGATTGACAAGGATTTTGGTTCATTTACCATCTTTAAGGACAAGTTTATCGAAGCAGCTCTCACATTATTTGGCTCTGGGTGGATTTGGCTCGTCT TGAGCAGAGAGGAGAAGCGTCTTGCAATTATTAAAACATCAAATGCTGTCAATCCTCTTGTGTGGAATGATATC CCGCTGATCGGTTTGGACTTGTGGGAG CATGCTTATTATCTGGATTACAAG AATGATAAAGCAAACTATGTTAATGTGTTTATGAATCATCTTGTCTCTTGGGATGCGGCATTGGGACGCATGGCTCGAGCACAGGCCTTTGTATATTTAGGGGAACCGAAAATTCCTGTTGCATGA
- the LOC125846728 gene encoding superoxide dismutase [Fe] 3, chloroplastic isoform X2, whose product MSWCCCNRLSTSSSSVTSDLWRQFNIPCRISNGLRQKRSVSAYYGLKTPPYKLDALEPYMSQSMVEIHWGEHHRGYVESLNKQIEKNDIFYGCTMDELIKLTYNNGNPLPEFSDAAQVWNHDFFWESMQPGGGDIPKLGLLQQIDKDFGSFTIFKDKFIEAALTLFGSGWIWLVLSREEKRLAIIKTSNAVNPLVWNDIPLIGLDLWEHAYYLDYKNDKANYVNVFMNHLVSWDAALGRMARAQAFVYLGEPKIPVA is encoded by the exons ATGAGTTGGTGCTGTTGTAATCGTCTTTCCACTTCAAGTTCGTCGGTGACTAGTGATTTGTGGAGGCAATTCAATATACCGTGTAGAATATCAAAT GGTTTGAGGCAGAAGAGAAGCGTTTCTGCTTATTATGGCCTTAAAACCCCACCTTATAAGCTC GATGCACTAGAACCATATATGAGCCAAAGTATGGTTGAGATACATTGGGGAGAGCATCATCGTGGTTATGTTGAATCtcttaacaaacaaattgaaaagaatgacatattttatggATGCACCATGGACGAACTTATTAAATTAACATACAACAATGGAAATCCATTACCTGAATTCTCTGATGCTGCCCAG GTATGGAATCATGATTTCTTCTGGGAATCCATGCAACCGGGAGGTGGTGACATACCTAAATTGGGACTCCTTCAGCAGATTGACAAGGATTTTGGTTCATTTACCATCTTTAAGGACAAGTTTATCGAAGCAGCTCTCACATTATTTGGCTCTGGGTGGATTTGGCTCGTCT TGAGCAGAGAGGAGAAGCGTCTTGCAATTATTAAAACATCAAATGCTGTCAATCCTCTTGTGTGGAATGATATC CCGCTGATCGGTTTGGACTTGTGGGAG CATGCTTATTATCTGGATTACAAG AATGATAAAGCAAACTATGTTAATGTGTTTATGAATCATCTTGTCTCTTGGGATGCGGCATTGGGACGCATGGCTCGAGCACAGGCCTTTGTATATTTAGGGGAACCGAAAATTCCTGTTGCATGA